From a region of the Alkalicoccobacillus plakortidis genome:
- a CDS encoding DMT family transporter: MNRNWLFVFLAGFLEIFWVSGLKHADNYVLWGLTILVIITSFCLLTYASKTLPIGTLYAVFAGIGTAGTVIVEMIVFGEPFNLYKILLIVILLSGVMGLKMISSSKNSKVNVKEGI, encoded by the coding sequence ATGAATCGAAATTGGTTATTTGTTTTTTTAGCAGGTTTTTTAGAAATTTTTTGGGTATCTGGGTTAAAGCATGCGGACAATTATGTTCTTTGGGGACTAACGATATTAGTGATTATTACTAGCTTTTGTTTGTTAACTTACGCTTCAAAAACATTACCTATAGGAACTTTGTATGCTGTATTTGCAGGAATCGGTACAGCTGGAACTGTCATTGTGGAAATGATTGTTTTTGGAGAACCGTTTAATCTTTATAAAATCCTTCTTATTGTAATACTCCTAAGTGGAGTCATGGGATTGAAGATGATAAGTAGTTCTAAAAATTCCAAGGTGAACGTAAAGGAAGGAATTTAA
- a CDS encoding GH39 family glycosyl hydrolase, whose protein sequence is MKSLFLRHNQLLTHQISNERHIPNHSHENVEIIYILKGQMSVYMDQEEYVLEKNDIISINSNGVHSLILKEEQTLYMVFHINYKMLTGLMDEKKILFICNSSIEKTPNYLPLQSYIDSYLRVSYENSYYKDVSLNKLSYQLVEYLVQHFSVSYNQSLSLDHKNKNRKKEIEEYIKSNYYNGLSLKDLADYFYLSPTYVSKYFKEVFGMTFLKYLNKVRLNHAINELSSTNYSVTSIAMNTGFPNVSSFIKGFKDEFGTTPHEYRLREPVTQSEQESVLLDSFTEEIEKLLEDNRLKQMNFDIDQEEYKMDLNLQNKKPFNRYWRKTVNLSEASRLMNYNSEEQITQIKKDLDFEYGRVWGVFSKEMKLVKSGRLDEINFFNIERIFDFLMNVNIKPYIVINAEVDTQFLRLTDHHNEQKTIDDFLSVFQAFISHIANRYGLSQVENWCFEITNGSENEYGQSDDYFYFFSSIKKILNQFSNHFKIGGSGLPINFKNDELRMFLKSWFSQQQKPDFLSFHSNPEASHEFSNDKDIRKLLDGQYIRNQVLIAKSILKDEELLIEEIQIPIWNFTPSHHTILNDSCYKGAYVIKNIIDCYDLVDAMGYWYALDSISPSSNTPQLLYGSPGLLSKQNLKKPSYHAYAFLNIGRGTYFLGRNNNSLVTTDGSDNYFIVCHNCGHLNYKYFMDQYTMDNLKMYDDIFEEEEKKVYSYKISNVKNGIYKVKIQSINEESGNLQKEWTNMNLGADISNSEIQYLKNITVPRIKIKQIKVENGILDLKTTIGRNEFQSVRISYQY, encoded by the coding sequence TTGAAGAGTTTATTTTTACGTCATAATCAGTTGCTCACACATCAAATTAGTAATGAACGTCATATTCCCAATCATTCACATGAGAACGTAGAAATTATATATATATTAAAAGGACAAATGAGCGTCTATATGGATCAAGAAGAATATGTACTCGAGAAAAATGATATTATTAGCATTAATTCAAATGGAGTACATTCCTTAATTCTAAAAGAAGAGCAAACACTATATATGGTTTTTCATATAAATTATAAAATGCTTACAGGGTTAATGGATGAGAAAAAGATCTTATTTATATGTAATTCTTCGATAGAGAAAACACCTAATTATCTCCCTCTTCAATCTTATATTGATTCTTATCTTAGGGTCTCTTATGAAAATAGTTATTATAAAGATGTTAGTCTTAACAAATTATCTTACCAGTTGGTAGAATATCTGGTTCAACATTTTTCAGTCTCTTACAATCAATCGTTATCTCTAGATCATAAAAATAAGAATCGAAAAAAGGAGATTGAAGAATATATTAAATCGAATTATTATAATGGGTTAAGTTTAAAAGATCTGGCCGATTACTTTTATCTCTCACCAACATACGTATCTAAATACTTTAAAGAAGTATTTGGAATGACCTTCTTAAAATATCTAAATAAAGTGCGATTAAATCATGCAATTAATGAGCTTTCTAGCACAAATTATTCTGTTACTTCAATTGCTATGAATACTGGATTCCCTAATGTAAGCTCCTTTATAAAAGGGTTTAAAGACGAATTTGGGACAACTCCACATGAATATAGATTGAGAGAACCTGTGACTCAAAGTGAACAAGAATCTGTATTACTAGATAGCTTCACAGAAGAGATTGAAAAGTTGCTTGAGGATAATCGATTAAAACAAATGAATTTTGATATAGATCAAGAAGAATATAAAATGGATCTGAATCTACAAAATAAGAAACCATTTAATCGATACTGGCGTAAGACAGTTAATTTAAGTGAAGCATCTAGATTAATGAATTATAACTCAGAAGAACAAATCACTCAGATCAAGAAAGACCTTGATTTTGAGTACGGAAGAGTATGGGGTGTGTTTTCGAAAGAAATGAAGCTTGTTAAGTCAGGGAGATTGGATGAAATCAACTTTTTTAATATAGAAAGAATTTTTGATTTCCTTATGAATGTAAATATTAAGCCTTATATTGTTATAAACGCTGAGGTGGATACGCAATTTTTGAGGTTAACTGATCATCATAATGAACAAAAAACGATAGATGATTTTCTTTCTGTTTTCCAAGCGTTTATCTCTCACATTGCTAATCGATATGGACTTTCACAAGTAGAAAATTGGTGTTTTGAAATTACGAATGGGTCTGAAAATGAATATGGTCAGAGTGATGACTACTTTTATTTCTTTAGCAGCATAAAAAAAATTCTAAATCAATTTTCAAATCATTTTAAAATAGGGGGATCCGGGCTTCCTATTAATTTTAAAAACGATGAACTCAGAATGTTTTTGAAAAGTTGGTTTAGCCAACAACAAAAACCAGATTTTCTAAGCTTTCATTCAAATCCAGAAGCTTCCCATGAATTTTCTAATGATAAGGATATTAGAAAACTTCTCGATGGGCAGTATATTAGAAATCAAGTATTAATAGCCAAAAGTATATTAAAAGATGAAGAGCTATTAATTGAAGAAATTCAGATCCCTATTTGGAACTTCACACCATCTCATCACACCATTCTTAATGACAGTTGTTATAAAGGAGCCTACGTAATAAAAAATATAATAGATTGTTATGATCTTGTTGATGCAATGGGTTATTGGTATGCATTGGACTCTATATCACCCAGTTCAAACACACCACAACTTTTATATGGAAGTCCAGGGCTTCTAAGTAAGCAAAACTTAAAAAAGCCGTCTTACCATGCATATGCCTTTCTTAATATTGGAAGAGGTACATACTTTCTTGGTAGGAATAATAACAGTTTAGTTACAACAGATGGTTCTGATAATTATTTTATTGTCTGCCATAACTGTGGTCATCTTAACTACAAGTACTTTATGGATCAATACACAATGGATAATCTGAAAATGTATGATGATATCTTTGAAGAAGAAGAGAAAAAAGTCTATAGTTATAAAATTAGTAATGTGAAGAATGGAATATATAAGGTTAAAATTCAATCGATTAATGAAGAATCAGGAAACTTGCAAAAAGAATGGACTAATATGAATTTAGGTGCAGATATTAGTAATAGTGAAATTCAGTACTTGAAAAACATAACAGTGCCAAGAATTAAAATTAAACAAATAAAAGTCGAAAATGGAATACTAGATCTTAAAACAACGATTGGTAGAAACGAATTTCAAAGTGTAAGAATTTCTTATCAGTACTAA
- a CDS encoding flavin-containing monooxygenase, giving the protein MIDTYEVIIIGGGQAGLAMAYALNQQSTNYIILDENEKPGTSWEKRYDSLTLFTPRNYSSLYEYNIEGEPKGFPSKDEIASYLQKFVMENGLSIKHNEKVINVTKNKNNTFSLETNSNTYITNQVVVATGAFHDPFIPNIHDQTIPYMIHSSEYKNSNQVPEGKVLVVGAGNAGVQIAAELSHSHDVILSSSKKIKNIPNHIVGKSLFW; this is encoded by the coding sequence ATGATAGATACATATGAAGTAATTATAATTGGTGGAGGTCAAGCAGGCTTAGCAATGGCTTACGCATTAAATCAACAAAGTACTAACTACATTATACTTGATGAAAATGAAAAACCAGGTACTTCGTGGGAGAAGAGATATGATTCATTAACCTTATTTACACCAAGGAATTATAGCTCTTTGTACGAATATAATATAGAGGGAGAACCGAAAGGGTTCCCTAGTAAAGACGAGATTGCTTCATATTTGCAAAAGTTCGTGATGGAAAATGGCTTATCTATTAAACACAATGAAAAGGTGATAAATGTTACAAAGAACAAGAATAATACATTCAGTTTAGAAACTAATTCAAATACTTATATTACTAATCAAGTAGTCGTAGCTACAGGAGCATTTCATGATCCTTTTATTCCTAACATCCATGACCAGACAATTCCTTATATGATTCATTCATCAGAATATAAAAATTCTAACCAAGTCCCAGAGGGAAAGGTATTAGTTGTAGGCGCTGGAAATGCAGGAGTACAAATTGCAGCAGAGTTAAGCCATTCCCATGATGTCATTCTGTCTAGTAGTAAAAAGATTAAAAACATTCCTAATCATATAGTAGGTAAGAGTTTATTTTGGTGA
- a CDS encoding NUDIX hydrolase, with protein MRDRGSVIIIEDEKVLLIKRIRENLIYFVFPGGGIENRETPEESAKREALEELGLKVKIKECISKVEFNGTQYFFRAQIVSGVLGTGSGDEYTEKNMDRGKYFPLWINIKSLSSIDVRPKEVSLKILTLCNKKH; from the coding sequence ATGAGAGATAGAGGATCAGTCATAATTATAGAAGATGAAAAGGTATTACTAATTAAAAGAATAAGGGAAAACTTAATTTATTTTGTTTTTCCTGGTGGCGGTATTGAAAATAGAGAGACTCCAGAAGAAAGTGCTAAAAGAGAGGCTTTGGAGGAGTTGGGTTTAAAAGTAAAAATTAAAGAGTGTATTTCTAAAGTTGAATTTAACGGAACTCAATACTTTTTTCGAGCTCAAATTGTTTCAGGAGTATTAGGGACTGGATCAGGTGATGAATACACTGAAAAAAATATGGATAGAGGAAAGTATTTTCCGTTATGGATAAATATAAAAAGTTTATCCTCTATTGATGTAAGACCAAAGGAAGTTTCTCTAAAAATTCTAACCCTATGTAATAAAAAGCACTAA
- a CDS encoding TetR/AcrR family transcriptional regulator has product MQFVNKGYEETSLDDIVEEIGIKKQSIYSHFKNKEDIFLQVMNDAVNKEISFVNHFFESRSQVELQEVLFKLLVRYKERYLLEDDKNIKFLLRMAFMPPYHLRDTAMEQFEKYNQELERNVKEAFSKAEHIRVTAEEGTISFLNFLDGILVELIYTNSSKFETRLRVSWEVYWQGISMVK; this is encoded by the coding sequence GTGCAGTTTGTGAATAAAGGATATGAAGAAACGTCTTTAGATGACATTGTAGAAGAAATAGGTATTAAAAAGCAGTCTATCTATTCACATTTTAAAAATAAAGAAGACATTTTTCTTCAAGTGATGAATGATGCAGTTAATAAGGAGATATCCTTTGTTAATCATTTTTTTGAAAGTCGTTCACAGGTCGAACTGCAAGAGGTCTTATTTAAATTATTAGTAAGGTACAAAGAAAGATATTTGCTTGAAGATGATAAAAATATCAAGTTTTTATTACGTATGGCATTTATGCCACCATATCATTTACGGGATACGGCAATGGAACAATTTGAAAAATATAACCAGGAATTAGAACGCAATGTAAAAGAAGCTTTTTCAAAAGCAGAACATATCCGTGTTACGGCTGAAGAAGGAACGATTTCGTTCTTAAACTTTTTAGACGGAATCTTAGTTGAATTGATTTATACAAACAGTAGTAAATTTGAAACTAGGCTACGTGTTTCGTGGGAAGTCTATTGGCAAGGAATATCGATGGTCAAATAA
- the tyrS gene encoding tyrosine--tRNA ligase, giving the protein MFKEPKEQLEMIKKGTHSIIDEGELLKKLNRSHNEQQPLIIKLGLDPSAPDIHLGHAVVLRKIKQMQDLGHHAIILIGDFTGRIGDPTGKAKGRSALSDEKVKENAKTYYEQIFKVLDQEKTTVRFNSEWLSKMTFEDVMKLAATSSVTRMLERDDFQKRYKNNISIGIQEFFYPLIQAHDSVELKADIELGGTDQTFNVLMGRTLQNQLGLEKQIAIFMPLLEGLDGVEKMSKSLKNYIGVNEEAEVMFKKVMEVPDKLIVKYFELATDEHPKEIEKIQNRIALGENPRDIKLELAEIITALYCGEKKMDEAKQYFQTAFQKKLIPSNIPTILVEIGQEKIADIIPLLIKNQFVKSKSEFLRLVKQEGVSFNSSKLTEDDLDRVIMNNDVLQIGKKRFIRFEK; this is encoded by the coding sequence ATGTTTAAAGAACCGAAAGAACAATTAGAAATGATTAAAAAAGGAACGCACTCGATTATTGATGAAGGAGAATTACTAAAAAAGCTCAATCGTTCACATAATGAGCAACAACCTTTAATTATCAAATTAGGTCTTGATCCGTCTGCTCCTGACATTCACTTAGGACACGCGGTTGTTCTTCGTAAAATAAAGCAAATGCAAGATTTAGGGCATCATGCGATTATTTTGATTGGTGACTTCACAGGACGTATTGGAGATCCTACAGGAAAAGCTAAGGGTCGTTCTGCTTTAAGTGATGAAAAAGTAAAAGAAAATGCAAAGACGTACTATGAACAGATCTTTAAAGTATTAGACCAAGAAAAAACAACTGTTCGATTTAATAGTGAGTGGTTGTCAAAAATGACTTTTGAAGATGTTATGAAGTTAGCTGCAACGTCTTCTGTAACAAGAATGTTAGAAAGAGATGATTTTCAAAAACGCTATAAGAATAACATTTCAATAGGGATTCAAGAGTTTTTCTACCCGTTAATACAAGCTCATGATTCTGTAGAATTAAAAGCAGATATAGAGCTAGGTGGTACAGATCAAACATTTAATGTTCTAATGGGGCGCACTCTTCAAAATCAATTAGGACTTGAAAAACAAATTGCGATCTTTATGCCTTTACTAGAGGGTTTAGATGGTGTTGAAAAAATGAGTAAGAGTCTTAAGAATTATATTGGTGTTAATGAAGAAGCAGAAGTGATGTTTAAGAAAGTGATGGAAGTTCCTGATAAGCTTATTGTTAAATATTTTGAATTAGCAACGGATGAACACCCAAAAGAAATCGAAAAAATACAAAACAGGATAGCTCTAGGCGAGAATCCTCGTGATATTAAACTTGAATTAGCAGAGATCATTACCGCTCTATATTGTGGAGAAAAGAAAATGGATGAAGCAAAACAATACTTTCAAACTGCATTTCAAAAAAAGCTAATACCATCGAATATTCCTACTATCTTAGTTGAGATTGGGCAAGAAAAGATTGCAGATATTATTCCATTGTTAATCAAGAATCAGTTTGTTAAAAGTAAAAGCGAATTTTTACGATTAGTCAAACAAGAGGGAGTTTCTTTTAATAGCTCAAAGCTAACCGAAGATGATTTAGATCGTGTTATTATGAACAACGATGTTTTACAGATTGGTAAAAAACGATTTATAAGATTTGAAAAGTAA
- a CDS encoding pentapeptide repeat-containing protein, with protein sequence MKIDQPKISNELTTKNFQDIFYEEDPHLSYCLVSESSFDSEDMDRVHLNNMMIKNSTFQNTVFTNINITDVHFENCDFSNADLTGASIHRATFKNCKLLGVKFVESSFGNVSFKDSVLTLCEFGHSKLKQVIFESSLLKNADFYDCKLTKIKYEQCNIDGASFDRTPLKGIDISRSEFETLTVSTEELKGCIVSTHQAMMFATLLGLVIKE encoded by the coding sequence ATGAAAATAGATCAACCTAAAATTTCAAATGAATTAACGACAAAGAACTTTCAAGATATTTTTTACGAAGAAGACCCACACTTAAGTTATTGTTTAGTTTCCGAATCATCCTTTGATTCTGAAGATATGGACAGAGTTCATCTAAATAATATGATGATTAAGAACTCCACCTTTCAAAATACTGTTTTTACAAATATTAATATTACCGATGTTCATTTTGAAAACTGTGATTTTTCAAATGCTGATCTGACCGGCGCAAGTATACATAGAGCTACATTTAAAAATTGCAAATTATTAGGGGTTAAATTCGTAGAGTCAAGTTTTGGTAATGTATCGTTTAAGGATTCAGTGTTGACATTATGTGAGTTCGGGCACTCGAAGTTAAAACAAGTCATATTTGAAAGTAGTTTATTAAAAAATGCAGATTTTTATGATTGTAAGTTAACAAAAATAAAGTATGAACAATGCAATATTGATGGGGCAAGTTTTGACCGTACACCATTAAAAGGAATAGATATAAGTCGTTCTGAATTTGAGACTTTAACTGTATCCACTGAGGAATTAAAAGGGTGTATAGTCTCCACTCATCAAGCCATGATGTTTGCAACTTTACTGGGATTAGTGATAAAGGAGTAA
- a CDS encoding family 1 glycosylhydrolase: MIVENGMGTADVVENSEINDDYRIDYLQKHIKKISELLEDGVEVIAYTPWSALDLVSLSCGTMQKRYGFIYVDKDDLGEGTLKRIKKKFFYWYRIVIDSNGGEI, from the coding sequence GTGATTGTAGAGAATGGAATGGGTACGGCTGATGTAGTTGAGAATAGCGAAATTAATGATGACTATCGCATCGATTATCTTCAGAAACATATTAAAAAAATTTCAGAATTACTTGAAGATGGTGTAGAGGTGATTGCTTATACACCTTGGAGCGCTTTAGACTTAGTTAGTTTGTCATGTGGCACAATGCAAAAAAGATACGGTTTTATTTATGTAGATAAAGATGATCTTGGCGAAGGAACATTGAAAAGAATTAAGAAGAAATTCTTCTATTGGTATAGAATTGTGATTGATTCAAATGGAGGAGAAATTTAG
- a CDS encoding beta-glucoside-specific PTS transporter subunit IIABC yields the protein MEHKKLAQDILKNLGGSNNVESATHCVTRLRLSIKDKTKVNDAAIKNMENVSGTTNSGGQYQIIIGPAVENVYKEFEKIYKGSSSTSSSQKTGEGNQKKKNIFSRIVDVLISCFAPIIPVIAGSGMIKVLITILLTTGLFKEDSPTISILAILGDGVFYFLPFFIAYTAAKKFNVDHFTAMVMAAILLHPNLAALSAEGATFTSFLEIPLYLFNYSAQAIPVILAIWLMSYVDPIANRVSPTMLKVFLRPMITILIVAPVMLILFGPMGAILGDYFSQFVEVMNTWGWIAVSINALIFPFLVITGTHNAMIPLIITMFATNGYDPILLVSGLLVNIAQAGAAFSVAMRTKNLAMRGTGLSAGVSALFGITEPALYGVNLRLKRPFIAVLIGSALAGVVAGLAGVTAYSFVSPSVLTIPIFIGPEGFISLVWAIVAMLTAFILTFILVWIMGFKDPTDDNNSEKSEDTTDHSHESEVKVYSPLKGEALPLEKVKDETFSSGAMGKGVAIMPSEGKVVAPFEGTVQVVSNTKHAVGLVSESGMELLIHVGIDTVELKGEHFQTRVEVGNHVKKGDVLLDFNLKEIQQLGYDTTTSIVILNSDKYSDLTIENGEIDFGEAIIK from the coding sequence ATGGAGCATAAAAAATTAGCACAAGACATCCTCAAGAATTTGGGTGGAAGTAATAATGTTGAATCGGCTACTCATTGTGTAACAAGGCTGAGACTCTCTATAAAAGATAAGACAAAAGTAAATGATGCAGCCATAAAAAATATGGAAAATGTAAGCGGTACAACGAATAGTGGAGGTCAATATCAAATTATTATTGGCCCAGCAGTGGAAAATGTTTATAAAGAATTCGAGAAAATATATAAGGGGAGTTCTAGTACTTCATCTAGTCAAAAAACAGGTGAGGGTAATCAAAAAAAGAAAAATATATTTAGCCGTATTGTAGACGTTCTTATTAGTTGTTTTGCACCAATTATTCCTGTAATAGCTGGTTCAGGGATGATTAAGGTATTAATTACAATTCTATTAACTACGGGTTTATTTAAAGAAGATAGCCCAACTATCAGTATACTAGCTATTCTCGGAGATGGTGTATTTTATTTCTTGCCATTTTTCATAGCTTATACAGCAGCAAAGAAATTTAATGTAGATCATTTTACGGCAATGGTTATGGCAGCTATTCTACTTCATCCAAATTTAGCAGCTTTATCAGCTGAAGGAGCTACATTTACTAGTTTCTTAGAAATACCTTTATATTTATTTAATTATAGTGCACAAGCGATACCAGTTATCTTGGCAATATGGTTGATGTCATACGTAGATCCGATTGCTAATCGTGTTAGTCCTACTATGTTAAAAGTATTTTTAAGACCTATGATCACTATTTTAATTGTAGCACCTGTTATGTTAATTCTATTTGGTCCTATGGGAGCTATTTTAGGTGACTACTTTAGCCAATTTGTAGAAGTTATGAACACATGGGGATGGATTGCAGTAAGTATCAACGCTCTTATATTTCCTTTTCTGGTTATTACAGGAACACATAATGCGATGATCCCATTAATTATAACGATGTTTGCAACGAATGGTTACGATCCAATTTTACTTGTTAGTGGGTTGTTAGTTAATATTGCTCAAGCGGGAGCAGCTTTCTCTGTAGCGATGAGAACAAAAAATCTCGCGATGCGTGGTACCGGACTTTCTGCTGGGGTTTCGGCATTATTTGGAATCACAGAACCAGCTTTGTACGGAGTCAATCTTAGACTAAAACGTCCTTTTATTGCTGTACTGATTGGGTCTGCTTTAGCTGGGGTAGTAGCAGGTTTAGCAGGAGTAACAGCTTATTCATTCGTAAGTCCGAGTGTCCTAACTATACCAATTTTCATTGGTCCTGAAGGCTTCATCTCGCTTGTTTGGGCTATCGTAGCTATGCTAACTGCGTTTATTTTAACTTTTATTTTGGTTTGGATTATGGGCTTTAAAGATCCTACTGATGATAATAACTCAGAAAAGTCAGAAGATACCACTGATCATTCACATGAGTCCGAAGTAAAAGTATATAGTCCGCTAAAAGGAGAAGCACTTCCTTTAGAAAAGGTAAAAGACGAGACATTTTCTTCTGGTGCTATGGGTAAAGGTGTTGCCATTATGCCGTCAGAAGGCAAAGTTGTGGCTCCTTTTGAAGGAACTGTTCAGGTGGTTAGTAACACAAAACATGCCGTAGGATTAGTTAGCGAAAGTGGTATGGAGCTACTTATCCACGTTGGAATTGATACTGTTGAACTTAAAGGTGAGCATTTTCAAACTCGAGTTGAAGTGGGCAACCATGTGAAAAAGGGAGACGTCTTATTAGATTTTAATCTAAAAGAGATTCAGCAGCTTGGTTACGATACAACAACTTCTATCGTTATTCTAAACTCAGATAAATATAGTGATTTAACGATTGAAAATGGAGAAATTGATTTTGGAGAAGCGATTATAAAATAA
- a CDS encoding DMT family transporter, with protein sequence MSWIALLIAGCLEVVGVLNVKRLGENKKNALYYMVLSFGLSFFLLSYAMNEIPMGMAYATWTGIGTVGSALLGMIIFNESSDWKRLFCIALILFSAVGLKVIV encoded by the coding sequence ATGTCATGGATAGCGTTGTTAATAGCAGGGTGTCTTGAAGTAGTTGGTGTCTTGAATGTTAAGAGATTGGGGGAAAATAAAAAAAATGCACTTTACTATATGGTCTTAAGTTTTGGGTTAAGTTTCTTTTTATTATCATATGCAATGAATGAAATCCCTATGGGAATGGCTTATGCTACATGGACAGGTATTGGAACAGTAGGATCTGCATTATTGGGAATGATTATTTTTAATGAATCAAGTGATTGGAAGAGACTATTCTGCATCGCATTAATTTTATTTTCTGCTGTAGGGTTAAAAGTTATTGTCTAA
- a CDS encoding glycoside hydrolase family 1 protein, whose product MEKNFPENFLWGAATSSAQIEGGWNEGGKGASVMDILGGSINGSVFRNQTKEVMPDVFYPSHVGVDFYHNFKEDIRMFSELGLKAYRMSIAWTRIFPNGTEHTANEEGLKFYDDVFDELAKYNIEPIVTILHYDAPLNLANEFGGWPNRKMIDFYVKYCETLFTRYKGKVRNWITFNEINCLLVPFSILTAGTVNMDLKSEDNTDQLRFQALHNQFVASALAVQLGHKIDKDNKIGCMIAYMCNYPLTCRPEDILMAQKEDQIKNMLSGDVQVRGAYPRFAKRYFKDNNIKIEMLPEDNEILKKGTVDFYSLSYYMTNCIGTDETQEKTAGNLVYGMKNPYLEATEWGWQIDPLGLRWVLNNVYDRYQLPIMIVENGMGTADVVENGEINDDYRIDYLQKHIKQISESLEDGVEVIAYTPWSALDLVSLSGGTMKKRYGFIYVDKDDHGEGTLKRIKKKSFYWYRNVIDTNGEEI is encoded by the coding sequence ATGGAGAAGAATTTTCCTGAGAACTTTTTATGGGGAGCTGCAACATCTTCCGCCCAAATAGAAGGCGGTTGGAATGAAGGTGGCAAAGGTGCAAGCGTAATGGACATACTAGGCGGGAGCATTAATGGTAGTGTGTTTAGAAACCAAACGAAAGAAGTTATGCCTGATGTTTTTTACCCTAGTCACGTAGGCGTTGACTTTTATCATAATTTTAAAGAAGATATTCGAATGTTTTCAGAGCTTGGGCTAAAAGCCTATAGAATGTCTATCGCATGGACTCGTATTTTCCCTAATGGAACTGAGCATACTGCGAATGAAGAAGGTCTGAAATTCTATGACGATGTATTTGATGAGTTAGCTAAATACAATATAGAACCGATTGTCACGATCCTTCACTATGATGCACCGCTCAATTTAGCCAATGAGTTTGGAGGTTGGCCAAATCGCAAAATGATTGATTTTTACGTAAAGTATTGTGAGACACTATTTACTCGCTACAAAGGAAAAGTAAGGAACTGGATTACTTTTAATGAGATTAATTGTTTATTGGTACCGTTTAGTATATTAACAGCAGGAACCGTGAATATGGATTTGAAATCAGAAGATAATACAGATCAACTTAGATTTCAAGCCTTGCATAATCAATTCGTGGCAAGTGCATTAGCTGTACAACTAGGTCATAAGATTGATAAAGATAATAAAATTGGTTGTATGATTGCTTATATGTGTAATTACCCACTAACGTGCAGACCAGAAGATATATTAATGGCTCAAAAAGAAGATCAAATTAAGAATATGCTAAGTGGAGATGTACAAGTTAGAGGGGCATATCCTCGATTTGCTAAACGTTATTTTAAAGACAATAACATTAAAATTGAGATGTTACCTGAGGATAATGAAATTCTCAAAAAAGGAACCGTTGATTTCTACTCATTAAGCTATTATATGACAAACTGCATTGGGACAGATGAAACCCAAGAAAAAACAGCTGGTAATCTTGTATATGGAATGAAAAATCCCTACTTAGAAGCTACAGAGTGGGGATGGCAAATTGATCCATTAGGCTTAAGATGGGTTCTGAATAACGTATATGATAGATATCAACTTCCAATAATGATTGTAGAAAATGGAATGGGTACTGCTGATGTAGTTGAGAATGGCGAAATTAATGATGATTACCGTATCGATTATCTTCAAAAACATATTAAACAGATTTCAGAATCGCTTGAAGATGGCGTAGAAGTGATTGCTTATACACCATGGAGTGCTTTAGACTTAGTTAGTCTTTCAGGTGGCACTATGAAGAAAAGATACGGGTTTATATATGTAGATAAAGACGATCATGGCGAAGGAACTTTGAAAAGAATTAAGAAGAAATCCTTCTATTGGTATAGAAATGTGATTGATACAAACGGAGAAGAAATCTAG
- a CDS encoding MarR family winged helix-turn-helix transcriptional regulator produces MRNFNSDLSYMIQQINHSMEQMINERLESEGVSTSQARVLYHLYTTEGSNQREIQTSLSIKSSSLTKLIDILEKKQLVIRKESPNDSRVKLIFLTEKGKEKEKRLWQLREETETFLSQSLTPEQKDKLIEYLATIKGTLN; encoded by the coding sequence GTGAGAAATTTTAATAGTGATCTATCGTACATGATTCAGCAGATTAATCATTCTATGGAACAAATGATTAATGAAAGACTTGAGAGTGAAGGTGTAAGTACTTCTCAAGCACGTGTTCTTTATCACCTTTATACGACAGAAGGGTCAAATCAAAGAGAAATTCAAACTAGTTTATCTATAAAGTCATCTTCATTAACAAAACTAATTGATATTCTTGAAAAAAAGCAGTTAGTCATAAGAAAAGAAAGTCCGAATGATTCTAGAGTAAAGCTTATTTTTTTGACGGAAAAAGGTAAAGAAAAAGAAAAGCGTTTATGGCAGTTAAGAGAAGAAACAGAAACATTCTTATCTCAATCATTAACACCAGAACAGAAAGATAAGTTGATTGAATACTTAGCAACAATAAAAGGCACATTAAATTAA